A single Sporomusaceae bacterium DNA region contains:
- the secD gene encoding protein translocase subunit SecD — protein MRWGNLTTFSVVVLAILLVFGVYISPLVMSVKQGLDLQGGTHVVMEAVETPDAQVNEDAMQRVVKVMERRVNELGLTEPIIQRQGDRRIIIELPGVKDPEGAIALIGKTALLEFKTEDGKTVLTGKDLKDAKAQITQSNRHDVGIEFTDEGGKKFGDLTAKNVGKHIAITLDGQVLTNPVVQEAIPSGKAVITGQRTIEEAQNLAILLRSGALPVKMNIIETRTVGPTLGQDSKDKSKIAFTISIAAIVVFMIAFYRLAGVVANITLMLYVMMLLVALKMLNATLTLPGIAGIILSMGMAVDANVLIFERFKEEYRGGKTLRAAMDAGFNRAFTTIFDSNVTTLFAAIVLFFLGSGPIKGFAITLGLGILLSMFTAITVTKYLLKSLMNANVFKSGKIFGA, from the coding sequence TTGAGATGGGGTAATCTGACCACTTTCTCGGTGGTTGTTTTGGCCATTTTACTTGTTTTCGGCGTTTACATCTCGCCTCTGGTTATGTCGGTGAAACAGGGACTCGATCTGCAGGGCGGAACGCATGTGGTAATGGAAGCGGTCGAGACGCCGGACGCCCAGGTGAACGAAGACGCCATGCAGCGGGTTGTAAAGGTCATGGAGCGCCGCGTCAACGAGCTGGGACTCACCGAGCCAATTATCCAGCGGCAGGGCGACCGCCGCATCATCATCGAGTTGCCTGGGGTCAAGGATCCCGAGGGCGCCATCGCCCTGATCGGCAAGACGGCGCTGTTGGAGTTCAAGACCGAGGACGGCAAGACCGTTCTCACCGGCAAGGACCTGAAAGACGCCAAAGCCCAGATCACTCAGAGCAACCGCCACGACGTCGGTATCGAATTCACCGACGAAGGCGGCAAGAAATTCGGCGACCTGACGGCCAAGAACGTCGGCAAACATATCGCCATCACGCTTGACGGCCAAGTGCTTACCAACCCCGTGGTCCAGGAAGCCATCCCGAGCGGCAAGGCGGTTATCACCGGCCAGCGCACCATCGAAGAGGCGCAGAATCTGGCCATTCTCCTGCGCTCCGGCGCGCTGCCCGTCAAGATGAATATCATCGAGACGCGGACGGTCGGCCCGACTCTCGGCCAGGATTCGAAAGACAAGAGCAAGATCGCTTTCACAATAAGCATCGCCGCCATCGTGGTCTTCATGATCGCCTTCTACCGCCTGGCGGGCGTGGTGGCCAACATCACTCTGATGCTGTACGTCATGATGCTGCTGGTGGCCCTCAAGATGCTCAACGCCACCCTGACCCTCCCCGGCATTGCCGGCATCATCCTGTCGATGGGCATGGCGGTTGACGCCAATGTGCTGATCTTCGAGCGGTTCAAGGAGGAGTACCGCGGCGGCAAAACGCTGCGGGCCGCCATGGACGCCGGCTTCAACCGTGCGTTCACCACTATCTTCGACTCCAACGTTACGACCTTGTTCGCCGCGATTGTCCTCTTCTTCCTCGGCTCAGGTCCGATCAAGGGCTTCGCCATCACTCTCGGCCTGGGCATCCTGCTGAGTATGTTCACGGCCATTACGGTTACCAAGTATCTCCTCAAGTCGTTGATGAACGCCAACGTGTTCAAAAGCGGCAAAATATTCGGGGCTTAG
- a CDS encoding magnesium chelatase, with the protein MYNRLIRHNGNSDLFRAVELSVAALTSRHPFHLHAEGLRGTGKTTILRAAAMQLPPIVRVQGCIYNCHPAWPHCPEHKGLDAAAIDRIGREVVPCPFLEISQSAKVGTVLGSIDLGRLVDSRSPAAALLPGTILQAHRGVVFIDEINRLADTGPELADVLLDVMGTKPGRVQVEETGLPVVEMPVEVTVWAASNPDEEPGALAQVRRQLADRFDMVVNMGRPNDYRAVAAMLAQREGMALPAMDEAGFRLGDFRSVAVGDELRTILAAIYVDFNLESLRAIEGLETAARLAAIQAGRRKALAEDVALVAPMVLGHRTDNATLAGILKHLQAVDGNRISRVQAVETGKSPDKTQTETAEAGGAPSRWSNWWAGLKRRLESGRSRRESSAGSGGGQGAAGGEQASASAIADPTNTNIVAPPRTAVPLAELPAEKYVSGEDGNRHV; encoded by the coding sequence ATGTACAACCGGTTGATCCGTCATAACGGCAACAGTGATTTATTCAGGGCCGTAGAGCTGTCGGTCGCGGCGCTGACGAGCCGCCATCCCTTTCACCTTCACGCGGAAGGCTTGCGCGGTACGGGAAAGACCACCATCCTGCGGGCGGCGGCAATGCAGTTGCCGCCGATCGTCCGCGTACAGGGCTGCATCTATAATTGCCACCCGGCGTGGCCTCATTGCCCGGAGCACAAAGGACTCGACGCGGCGGCAATCGACCGGATCGGCCGGGAGGTAGTGCCCTGCCCGTTTTTGGAGATCTCTCAGTCGGCGAAGGTCGGCACCGTTCTCGGCAGCATTGATCTGGGGCGGCTTGTCGACAGTCGCAGTCCGGCGGCCGCTCTTCTCCCCGGTACGATTCTCCAGGCTCATCGCGGGGTTGTTTTCATCGACGAAATCAACCGGTTGGCCGACACCGGACCAGAGCTGGCCGATGTCCTTCTCGATGTGATGGGTACAAAGCCCGGCCGGGTGCAGGTAGAGGAAACGGGGCTGCCGGTTGTGGAGATGCCGGTGGAGGTGACGGTGTGGGCGGCCTCCAATCCCGACGAGGAGCCAGGGGCGCTGGCCCAGGTGCGCAGACAGCTGGCCGACAGGTTCGATATGGTGGTGAATATGGGTAGGCCCAACGATTATCGGGCGGTGGCGGCAATGCTTGCCCAGCGGGAAGGTATGGCTCTGCCGGCGATGGACGAGGCTGGTTTTCGGCTGGGCGACTTCCGGAGCGTGGCGGTCGGCGATGAACTGCGCACAATACTGGCGGCGATTTATGTCGACTTCAATCTCGAGAGCCTGAGAGCCATAGAAGGGTTGGAGACTGCAGCCCGACTGGCGGCTATCCAAGCCGGGCGGCGAAAGGCGCTGGCGGAGGATGTCGCGCTGGTGGCGCCGATGGTTTTAGGCCACCGGACCGATAACGCCACGCTGGCGGGTATCCTCAAGCACTTGCAGGCGGTGGACGGCAACCGGATATCCAGGGTACAGGCCGTTGAAACCGGCAAATCGCCGGACAAAACGCAGACCGAGACGGCCGAAGCCGGCGGTGCGCCTTCGCGCTGGAGCAATTGGTGGGCCGGGCTGAAACGGCGGCTGGAATCGGGACGTTCGCGGCGGGAGTCTTCAGCGGGCAGCGGCGGCGGACAAGGGGCGGCTGGCGGGGAGCAGGCGTCGGCGAGTGCGATAGCCGATCCCACGAATACAAATATCGTCGCTCCGCCCCGCACGGCCGTGCCCCTGGCCGAACTGCCGGCGGAAAAATACGTGAGCGGCGAGGACGGCAACCGCCATGTATGA
- the secF gene encoding protein translocase subunit SecF, producing MSLKFDFIGKRYWWFALSALILIPCLISIAIQGFNLGIDFTGGTLLDLKFAQPVSVAQVRDVLKDYGLEGSTIQLAAGAQTETATNVFIRTHVLDESERTTVLAALKQKAGAFDVLRVEKVGAIIGSELTKQAIIALIVSWLLMIAYITFRFEFKFGVSAVLAIIHDVIIVLGIFSIFRLEVDAAFVAAILTVVGYSINDTIVIFDRIRENLKTHRKTESFQDMVNRSIWQTMTRSIYTVVTVLFCSLALYFFGGETTKNFALALTVGFVAGAYSSICNASPIWVTLKEMSERHRVEAKLKGSK from the coding sequence ATGTCACTTAAATTCGACTTTATCGGCAAACGCTACTGGTGGTTCGCGCTGTCGGCGCTGATCTTAATTCCCTGCCTCATTTCCATCGCAATCCAGGGGTTCAACCTCGGCATCGACTTCACCGGCGGCACGCTCCTCGATCTCAAATTCGCCCAGCCGGTTTCCGTCGCCCAGGTACGCGACGTTCTCAAGGACTACGGCTTGGAGGGCAGTACTATTCAGCTCGCGGCCGGCGCCCAGACCGAAACGGCGACCAACGTGTTTATCCGCACCCATGTGCTTGATGAAAGCGAGCGTACGACGGTGCTTGCGGCTCTGAAACAGAAGGCGGGGGCCTTCGATGTCCTCCGCGTTGAGAAGGTCGGCGCCATTATCGGCTCCGAGCTGACCAAGCAGGCGATAATCGCCCTGATTGTGTCCTGGCTGCTGATGATCGCTTATATAACCTTCCGGTTCGAGTTCAAATTCGGCGTCTCGGCCGTACTGGCCATCATTCACGATGTCATCATCGTGCTGGGCATTTTCTCGATCTTCAGGCTTGAAGTCGACGCCGCCTTCGTGGCCGCCATCCTGACAGTCGTCGGCTATTCCATCAACGATACCATTGTCATCTTCGACCGCATCCGCGAGAACCTCAAGACCCACCGTAAGACGGAGAGTTTTCAGGATATGGTCAACCGCAGCATCTGGCAGACGATGACCCGCTCGATCTACACCGTCGTGACCGTGCTGTTTTGCTCGCTGGCCCTCTATTTCTTCGGCGGCGAGACGACGAAAAACTTCGCCTTGGCCCTGACGGTCGGGTTCGTGGCTGGCGCCTATTCCTCGATATGCAATGCCAGCCCCATTTGGGTAACCCTGAAGGAGATGTCCGAGCGTCACCGCGTGGAAGCCAAACTGAAGGGTTCGAAATAA
- a CDS encoding DUF456 family protein: MLKVTVILIMLVGLGLTLMPRLPGTLVIMGAAVLYLGAAGAAAPPWVVAALVALAFAAEVGGRMLRLYLTRRYSLSRVFCVNSSVGNIGGILAADALLGPVLGLVVWEFFAGKTLAPRWDTVARVLLRLAAVAAVRFGCGLLMIVLVLVYIMG, translated from the coding sequence TTGCTGAAAGTCACTGTAATTCTCATAATGCTGGTCGGCCTCGGACTTACGCTGATGCCTCGTCTGCCGGGCACTCTTGTCATCATGGGCGCCGCTGTCCTCTATCTGGGCGCGGCCGGCGCCGCCGCTCCTCCATGGGTAGTGGCGGCGCTTGTGGCACTGGCTTTCGCCGCCGAAGTCGGGGGGCGGATGCTGCGGCTTTATCTCACCCGCCGCTATTCGCTGTCGCGAGTTTTCTGCGTCAACAGTTCGGTTGGCAATATCGGCGGCATTCTTGCCGCCGACGCCCTGCTGGGCCCGGTTCTCGGCCTGGTGGTGTGGGAGTTTTTCGCCGGCAAAACGCTGGCCCCCCGTTGGGATACGGTGGCGCGCGTCCTGCTGCGACTGGCGGCTGTGGCTGCCGTCCGTTTCGGCTGCGGGCTGCTGATGATTGTCCTTGTGCTAGTATATATCATGGGCTGA